A stretch of Anaeromyxobacter dehalogenans 2CP-1 DNA encodes these proteins:
- a CDS encoding FAD-dependent oxidoreductase encodes MSKDRSHGSGALDPYTKDVLERGLSRRSFLRRAAVGAAGAGVLGATGLSAGPASAADKGLAYAKSSDGGATLSFMPKPKPIAEKDIATTQTFDVVVVGAGAAGVPAALSAAEHGASVAVIQKAPFAISQGNSGTGIDLAKSDKAGVEALVAKLLADNAHRPNPKLIRQWAYNSGEAVSWVIDRAKRGGAQVIDQGNLQQRAILKVNGYTLNYVTSFFGPKPYTTGDGMRALATVAEKAGVRFFYGTPAAQLVQDRTGEVKGVIAKGKDHRYHRFLARKGVILATGDYQNNEAMSNYFLPDLKHLGRKQLDKTGDGFVMAYWAGGVIEPIGHTKMLHDFDAGPASMCDMPFLAVDREGKRFVNETVEMSLINNYLRDEKNAGHYSQIFDSNYMTQAASWPGKLVPPEGLKNYMPDDPGPKKGVFESLVNTHVADTLEALARKIEVDPSTLVATVKRYNELCRQGQDADFGKPADRLAPVEKPPFYGIHRKVRVSAICSGLLVDEQHQALDADGRKIPGLFLVGNLGAGFYGGTDYPLTVFGLSLGRCYTFGYLTGRHVAKL; translated from the coding sequence ATGAGCAAGGACAGGTCGCACGGTTCAGGAGCGCTGGACCCCTACACGAAGGACGTGCTCGAGCGCGGCCTCTCGCGCCGCAGCTTCCTGCGGCGCGCGGCGGTCGGCGCGGCGGGCGCGGGCGTCCTCGGGGCCACCGGGCTCTCGGCGGGACCCGCCAGCGCGGCGGACAAGGGGCTCGCCTACGCGAAGAGCTCCGACGGCGGCGCGACGCTCTCGTTCATGCCGAAGCCGAAGCCCATCGCGGAGAAGGACATCGCCACCACGCAGACCTTCGACGTGGTCGTGGTGGGCGCGGGCGCCGCGGGCGTCCCGGCGGCGCTCTCGGCGGCGGAGCACGGCGCGTCGGTCGCGGTGATCCAGAAGGCGCCGTTCGCGATCTCCCAGGGCAACTCGGGCACCGGCATCGACCTCGCGAAGAGCGACAAGGCCGGCGTCGAGGCGCTGGTCGCGAAGCTCCTCGCGGACAACGCGCACCGTCCCAACCCCAAGCTCATCCGGCAGTGGGCGTACAACTCCGGAGAGGCGGTCTCCTGGGTGATCGACCGCGCCAAGCGCGGCGGCGCGCAGGTGATCGACCAGGGCAACCTGCAGCAGCGCGCCATCCTGAAGGTGAACGGCTACACCCTGAACTACGTCACCTCGTTCTTCGGGCCTAAGCCGTACACGACCGGTGACGGCATGCGCGCCCTCGCCACCGTCGCCGAGAAGGCGGGCGTCCGGTTCTTCTACGGCACGCCCGCCGCCCAGCTCGTGCAGGACCGGACCGGCGAGGTGAAGGGCGTCATCGCGAAGGGCAAGGACCACCGGTACCACCGGTTCCTCGCCAGGAAGGGCGTCATCCTCGCGACCGGCGACTACCAGAACAACGAGGCGATGAGCAATTACTTCCTCCCGGACCTGAAGCACCTCGGGCGGAAGCAGCTGGACAAGACCGGCGACGGCTTCGTGATGGCGTACTGGGCGGGCGGCGTCATCGAGCCGATCGGCCACACCAAGATGCTGCACGACTTCGACGCGGGCCCCGCGTCGATGTGCGACATGCCGTTCCTGGCCGTGGACCGCGAGGGCAAGCGGTTCGTGAACGAGACGGTCGAGATGTCGCTCATCAACAACTACCTGCGCGACGAGAAGAACGCGGGCCACTACTCGCAGATCTTCGACTCGAACTACATGACGCAAGCGGCGAGCTGGCCGGGCAAGCTCGTGCCGCCCGAGGGGCTGAAGAACTACATGCCCGACGACCCGGGCCCGAAGAAGGGCGTGTTCGAGTCCCTCGTCAACACGCACGTGGCGGACACGCTCGAGGCGCTCGCCCGCAAGATCGAGGTCGACCCCTCGACGCTCGTCGCGACGGTGAAGCGGTACAACGAGCTCTGCCGCCAGGGTCAGGACGCCGACTTCGGCAAGCCGGCCGACAGGCTCGCCCCGGTCGAGAAGCCGCCGTTCTACGGCATCCACCGCAAGGTGCGGGTCTCCGCCATCTGCTCCGGCCTCCTGGTCGACGAGCAGCACCAGGCGCTCGACGCGGACGGCAGGAAGATCCCGGGCCTGTTCCTGGTCGGCAACCTCGGCGCCGGGTTCTACGGCGGCACCGACTATCCGCTCACGGTGTTCGGGCTGTCCCTCGGCCGCTGCTACACGTTCGGCTACCTGACCGGCCGTCACGTCGCGAAGCTGTGA
- a CDS encoding cytochrome c3 family protein, whose translation MNWMSRRKLFALSLASLLGGLVAAQASAADAVTAATPKAAPAAQAKADALARVHAAAGVKCAQCHVKAAKAAPVEMDRCVSCHPTKALAVQTAGVKPRNPHENRHYGTELDCNACHHQHRQSENFCLPCHNFAFQVP comes from the coding sequence ATGAACTGGATGTCCCGGCGGAAGCTCTTCGCCCTCTCGCTCGCCTCGCTCCTCGGCGGCCTCGTCGCGGCGCAGGCCTCGGCGGCCGACGCGGTGACGGCCGCCACACCCAAGGCCGCTCCCGCCGCCCAGGCGAAGGCCGACGCCCTCGCCAGGGTCCACGCGGCGGCGGGCGTGAAGTGCGCCCAGTGCCACGTGAAGGCGGCGAAGGCCGCGCCCGTGGAGATGGACCGGTGCGTGAGCTGCCACCCCACCAAGGCGCTCGCGGTGCAGACGGCCGGCGTGAAGCCGCGCAACCCGCACGAGAACCGGCACTACGGCACCGAGCTCGACTGCAACGCGTGCCACCACCAGCACCGGCAGTCGGAGAACTTCTGCCTGCCCTGCCACAACTTCGCGTTCCAGGTGCCCTGA
- the hflC gene encoding protease modulator HflC, giving the protein MTRAAVVTAVLAVVAVFAVTASTYTLTENEQAVITRFGEPRGEPITEPGLHFKLPFADTVNRFDRRWLDWRGDPNQIPTKDKKYIWVDTFGRWRIVDPLRFFQRLRDERNAQSRLDDIIDGETRNAIASFALIEAVRTTNRTFEDDEYSAELGGAEALETVQAGRDRLTRQIRDRAAEVVKEFGVELVDVQIRRINYVNEVQVKVFDRMISERRRIAERSRSEGMGRAAEIRGQRERDLKAIRSEAYRKAQEVSGKADAEATRIYAAAFGRDPEFFQFLRTLEAYPRTVDASTSLFLGTDTEFYRYLRSSKKQ; this is encoded by the coding sequence ATGACCCGCGCAGCCGTCGTGACGGCCGTCCTCGCCGTCGTGGCCGTCTTCGCCGTGACCGCGAGCACGTACACCCTCACCGAGAACGAGCAGGCGGTGATCACCCGCTTCGGCGAGCCGCGGGGCGAGCCCATCACCGAGCCCGGCCTGCACTTCAAGCTCCCGTTCGCCGACACCGTGAACCGGTTCGACCGGCGCTGGCTGGACTGGCGTGGCGATCCGAACCAGATCCCCACCAAGGACAAGAAGTACATCTGGGTGGACACGTTCGGCCGGTGGCGCATCGTGGACCCGCTGCGCTTCTTCCAGCGGCTCCGGGACGAGCGCAATGCGCAGTCGCGGCTCGACGACATCATCGACGGCGAGACGCGCAACGCCATCGCCTCGTTCGCGCTCATCGAAGCCGTGCGCACCACGAACCGCACCTTCGAGGACGACGAGTACTCCGCCGAGCTCGGCGGCGCCGAGGCGCTCGAGACCGTGCAGGCGGGGCGCGACCGGCTCACCCGGCAGATCCGCGATCGCGCCGCCGAGGTGGTGAAGGAGTTCGGCGTCGAGCTCGTGGACGTCCAGATCCGGCGGATCAACTACGTCAACGAGGTGCAGGTGAAGGTGTTCGACCGAATGATCTCCGAGCGGCGCCGCATCGCGGAGCGCTCCCGGTCGGAGGGCATGGGCCGGGCGGCGGAGATCCGCGGCCAGCGCGAGCGCGACCTGAAGGCGATCCGCTCCGAGGCGTACCGCAAGGCGCAGGAGGTGTCCGGCAAGGCCGACGCCGAGGCGACCCGGATCTACGCGGCCGCCTTCGGCCGGGACCCCGAGTTCTTCCAGTTCCTGCGGACGCTCGAGGCCTACCCGCGCACCGTGGACGCCTCCACCTCGCTGTTCCTCGGCACCGACACCGAGTTCTACCGGTACCTCCGCAGCTCGAAGAAGCAGTGA
- a CDS encoding glycosyltransferase family 2 protein, which produces MTLLRLIEVVQWAFLAYFVALTVSYLALNLVSLRVIARDADARASLLLPRFFSRLEPPVSIIVPAFNEEETIAGTIRCLLQLEYPELEIVVVNDGSTDRTLEVLTREFELVPFPEAYRISVPSTPVRRVFRSLRHRNVRVLDKSNGGKADAMNAGINAARYPLFCAVDGDSVLQRDSVARVVRPFLEDPSTIACGGTIRVLNGCRVVDGFVEEIGMPRGWVARVQVLEYLRAFLFGRLGWAPVNALPNVSGAFGMFRRTAVIEAGGYRTDTVGEDMELVLRLHRLYRLSGRPYRISFVPDPICWTEVPDTLAALRRQRVRWHRGLLEAIAGNRGLLFHRRGGAAGWLTVPNLLFFEAFGPVVEVAGYVVIGAAWALGVISWSSFAAFFVAALGVATLLSANALLLEEKSFHVYQRPKQLAALIGAVLVENLGLRQLTAFWRISGMLSWLFRRPIAWGSPATAAAADAEARDDEDAGRAA; this is translated from the coding sequence GTGACGCTGCTCCGGCTCATCGAGGTCGTGCAGTGGGCGTTCCTCGCCTACTTCGTCGCGCTCACCGTGTCGTACCTCGCGCTCAACCTCGTCTCGCTGCGGGTCATCGCGCGCGACGCGGACGCGCGCGCCTCGCTCCTCCTGCCCCGGTTCTTCTCCCGGCTCGAGCCGCCGGTGAGCATCATCGTCCCGGCGTTCAACGAGGAGGAGACCATCGCCGGCACCATCCGGTGCCTGCTCCAGCTCGAGTACCCCGAGCTCGAGATCGTGGTGGTGAACGACGGGTCCACCGACCGCACGCTCGAGGTCCTCACCCGCGAGTTCGAGCTGGTGCCGTTCCCCGAGGCGTACCGCATCTCGGTGCCCTCCACGCCGGTCCGGCGGGTGTTCCGGTCGCTCCGCCACCGCAACGTGCGCGTGCTCGACAAGTCGAACGGCGGCAAGGCGGACGCCATGAACGCGGGCATCAACGCCGCCCGGTACCCGCTGTTCTGCGCGGTGGACGGCGACTCGGTGCTGCAGCGCGACAGCGTGGCGCGGGTGGTCCGGCCGTTCCTGGAGGACCCTTCCACCATCGCCTGCGGCGGCACCATCCGCGTGCTGAACGGCTGCAGGGTGGTGGACGGGTTCGTCGAGGAGATCGGGATGCCGCGCGGCTGGGTCGCCCGGGTGCAGGTGCTCGAGTACCTGCGGGCGTTCCTGTTCGGCCGGCTGGGCTGGGCGCCGGTGAACGCGCTCCCCAACGTCTCCGGCGCGTTCGGGATGTTCCGCCGCACCGCCGTCATCGAGGCCGGCGGCTACCGGACCGACACCGTCGGCGAGGACATGGAGCTCGTGCTGCGGCTGCACCGCCTCTACCGGCTCTCCGGCCGCCCCTACCGCATCTCGTTCGTGCCCGACCCGATCTGCTGGACCGAGGTGCCGGACACGCTCGCCGCGCTCCGCAGGCAGCGCGTCCGCTGGCACCGCGGCCTGCTCGAGGCCATCGCCGGCAACCGCGGGCTCCTGTTCCACCGCCGCGGCGGCGCCGCCGGCTGGCTCACCGTGCCGAACCTGCTCTTCTTCGAGGCGTTCGGTCCCGTCGTCGAGGTGGCCGGGTACGTGGTGATCGGCGCCGCCTGGGCGCTCGGCGTCATCTCCTGGAGCTCGTTCGCGGCGTTCTTCGTCGCCGCGCTCGGGGTCGCGACGCTGCTCTCCGCGAACGCGCTGCTCCTCGAGGAGAAGTCGTTCCACGTGTACCAGCGCCCGAAGCAGCTCGCGGCGCTCATCGGCGCGGTGCTGGTCGAGAACCTCGGCCTCCGCCAGCTCACCGCCTTCTGGCGGATCTCCGGGATGCTGAGCTGGCTGTTCCGCCGGCCCATCGCCTGGGGCTCGCCCGCGACCGCCGCCGCGGCAGACGCCGAGGCGCGCGACGACGAGGACGCCGGGCGGGCGGCGTAG
- the hflK gene encoding FtsH protease activity modulator HflK produces the protein MESSPRVVDGPQKPGPGDFWRGLWSALGGRLPLVIAALVALVGVTTSYVQVEPDEVGVILRLGRFIGTVEPGPHFRIPFGVDRITKVPVQRQLKAEFGFRTEHLDGRTTYQPEKPELVRESLMLTGDLNVAVVEWIVQYKIKDPYQYLFKVKNVEAMLRDISEASMRAVVGDHSVNEVLTTGRQRVATEAKALLQGLADRYETGVDIQQVVLQDVNPPDPVKPSFNEVNQAFQEKERAINEAYADLNREIPRARGEAEETLRAAEGYAIERVNRARGEADRFVRIHEEYRKAPDVTRRRMYLETLAEVLQRTRQKVVVDESHKGVTPMLWMNGAGAPPAAGAAAQVKGQP, from the coding sequence ATGGAATCGAGCCCTCGGGTCGTGGACGGACCGCAGAAGCCGGGACCGGGTGACTTCTGGCGAGGGCTGTGGAGCGCGCTGGGCGGGCGGCTGCCGCTCGTGATCGCCGCGCTGGTGGCGCTCGTCGGCGTGACCACGTCCTACGTCCAGGTGGAGCCGGACGAGGTCGGGGTCATCCTCCGCCTCGGCCGCTTCATCGGGACCGTCGAGCCCGGACCGCACTTCCGCATCCCGTTCGGCGTCGACCGCATCACCAAGGTCCCGGTGCAGCGGCAGCTCAAGGCCGAGTTCGGCTTCCGCACCGAGCACCTCGACGGGCGGACCACCTACCAGCCGGAGAAGCCGGAGCTGGTGCGCGAGTCGCTCATGCTGACCGGCGACCTGAACGTCGCGGTGGTGGAGTGGATCGTCCAGTACAAGATCAAGGATCCGTACCAGTACCTGTTCAAGGTGAAGAACGTCGAGGCGATGCTGCGGGACATCTCCGAGGCGTCGATGCGCGCGGTGGTCGGGGACCACTCGGTGAACGAGGTGCTCACCACCGGCCGCCAGCGGGTCGCGACCGAGGCGAAGGCGCTGCTGCAGGGGCTCGCGGATCGCTACGAGACCGGCGTGGACATCCAGCAGGTGGTGCTGCAGGACGTGAACCCGCCCGACCCGGTGAAGCCGTCCTTCAACGAGGTCAACCAGGCCTTCCAGGAGAAGGAGCGCGCCATCAACGAGGCGTACGCCGACCTGAACCGCGAGATCCCGCGCGCGCGGGGCGAGGCGGAGGAGACGCTGCGCGCCGCCGAGGGCTACGCCATCGAGCGCGTGAACCGCGCCCGGGGCGAGGCCGACCGCTTCGTCCGCATCCACGAGGAGTACCGCAAGGCGCCCGACGTGACGCGCCGGCGCATGTACCTCGAGACGCTCGCCGAGGTGCTCCAGCGCACGCGGCAGAAGGTCGTGGTGGACGAGTCGCACAAGGGCGTCACGCCCATGCTGTGGATGAACGGCGCCGGCGCACCGCCCGCGGCGGGCGCCGCGGCGCAGGTGAAGGGGCAGCCATGA